The sequence below is a genomic window from Arthrobacter sp. U41.
ACGTGGACCCCGGTCTCCTCGGCCATCCGGTTCCGTTTGTTCCACGCGGCCTTGAATCCGCTGGCGCCCAGCAGCGGGATGGATTCCGTGCAGCTGGGCGGAACGCGTTCGTCCATGCTGCGGGTCGCCTCATCGACGGCGTCCTTGGCCATCACCCGGTATGTGGTCCATTTGCCGCCGGCCACCACAACGAGCCCGGGGACCGGGTGGGCCACGACGTGTTCGCGGGAAAGTTTGGCGGTGGAGTCGTTCTCCCCCGCCAGCAGCGGGCGGAGCCCGGCGTAGACCCCTTCGACGTCTTCCCGGGTGAGCGGGCGCTTCAGGACCTTGTTCACATGCTCGAGGATGTAGTCGATGTCCTTGCTCGACGCTGCCGGGTGGGCCTTGTCGAGGTGCCAGTCGGTGTCGGTGGTGCCGATGATCCAGTGCCGGCCCCAGGGGATGACGAAAAGGACGGATTTCTCGGTCCGCAGGATCAGCCCCACGGTCGACTGGAAGCGGTCCCGCGGCACGACGAGGTGGATGCCCTTGGAGGCGCGGACCTTCAGCTGGCCCCGGTCGGTGACCATCGCCTGGGTTTCGTCGGTCCAGACCCCGGTGGCGTTGATGACCTGTTTGGCCCTGATGTTGAAGCTGGAACCATCCTCGTGGTTAACGACTTTGGCGCCCACCACACGTTCGCCCTCGCGCAGGAAGTCGACCACGGACATCTGGTTCACCGCGTGGGCCCCGTAGTAGGCCGCTGTGCGCACCAGGTTGGCGCAGTACTTGGCATCGTCGACCTGGCCGTCGTAGTAGCGGATGGATCCGACGAAGGCGTCGTCCTTGAGGCTCGGCGCGGCCCGCAGCGTCCCGCGGCGGCTCAGGTGCTTGTGGAACGGCACGCCCCGGCGCTGCCCGGTGGAAATGGACATGGCGTCGTAGAGGGCGATGCCGGCGCCCACGTAGGGCCGTTCGAAGAAGGGTTTGGTGAGCGGATACAGGAAGGGAACCGGCCGGGCCAGGTGCGGGGCGAGCGCTGAGAGGATCAGCCCGCGCTCATGCAGCGCCTCCTTGACCAGGGCAAAGTCGAGCATTTCCAGGTAGCGGAGGCCGCCGTGGATGAGCTTCGAGGAGCGGGAGGAGGTGCCAGCGGCCCAGTCGTTCGCCTCGACGATGCCGACGCTCAGGCCGCGCGTGATGGCATCCAGGGCGGCGCCGGTGCCCACGATTCCTCCGCCGACAATCAGGATGTCAAGTTCCTTGCCGGGGCCGGTGGTGCCCCGGAGTGCCGCCAGTGACGCTTCGCGCTCCGCAGGCCCCAGGGCACCTCCGGCCCTGGGAGAACCGCCGGGATAACTGTTCATGTCACGCCTCCATCCGCATCAAAGCTCGTAGTGCACCACACTACTTCCAACTTCCCCGGATGGGCAGGGGGCGTTCAGTTGCCGGAATAGGGCGAAACGACGACGTCGACGCGCTGGAATTCCTTCAGGTCCGAATAGCCTGTGGTGGCCATGGAACGGCGCAGCGCACCGATCAGGTTTGACGTTCCGTTGGTGTGGTGGCCCGGCCCGAAGAGGACCTCCTCGAGGGAACCGACGGTGCCGACGTTGACCCTGTCACCGCGGGGAAGTTCCAGGTGGTGCGCTTCCTGGCCCCAGTGCCAGCCCTTGCCCGGGGCTTCTTCGGCGCGGGCGAGGGCGCTGCCCAGCATGACGGCGTCGGCGCCCATGGCGATGGCCTTGACGATGTCGCCGGAGGATCCCATGCCGCCGTCGGCAATCACGTGGACGTAGCGTCCGCCGGACTCATCCATGTAGTCGCGGCGGGCAGCGGCGACGTCGGAGATGGCGGAGGCCATGGGCGAGTGGATGCCGAGCGCGCGGCGGGTGGTGCTGGTGGCGCCGCCGCCGAAGCCGACCAGCACGCCGGCGGCACCGGTGCGCATGAGGTGCAGGGCCGGGGTATAGCCGGCGGCCCCGCCGACGATCACAGGGACGTCGAGTTCGTAGATGAACTGCTTGAGGTTCAGCGGCTCGTGGTCCTTGGAGACATGCTCGGCCGAAACCGTGGTGCCCCGGATCACGAAGATGTCGACGCCGGCGGCCACGACGGTCTTGTAGTGCTCCTGGGTCCGCTGCGGGGTGAGGGAGCCGGCGACCGTGACACCCGCCGCGCGGATCTCCGCGAGCCTGGTGGTGATCAGCTCCGGCTGGATCGGTGCCTGGTAGAGCTCCTGCATGCGCCGCGTGACGGCCGGGCTGTTGGTCTCGTCCTGCAGCGCGCCGATCTGGTCCAGCACGGACTGCGGGTCCTCATACCTGGTCCAGAGGCCCTCAAGGTCGAGCACGCCGAGGCCGCCGAGACGGCCCAGGGTGATCACGGTTTCCGGCGACATGGCCGAATCCATGGGAGCCGCGATGACAGGCATGTCGAACTTGTAGGCGTCGATCTGCCAGGCGACCGACACATCCTTAGGGTCACGCGTACGTCGGTTGGGGACGATCGCAATGTCATCCAGGGAGTAGGCACGACGCCCACGCTTGCCACGGCCAATCTCAATCTCGTAAGTCACTGCTCTAGGTTATCCCAGCCGCGGCATCGGCCACGGACCCGGCGGGACCGTGGCCGGCGCCGGACTCGACGCGGAGGATCTGCTGGCCGGCCTTGGCCGGCGGCGCCAGGACGGCCTGGGCTGGCTCACCTCAGCGCCCACCTTCCCTAGACTGGACACAGACCCGTCGCCGGAAAGGCTGCTATGACCACTCAAGACACGCTCTGCAGTCCGACATGAGCGTTCCAGCTTCTTCCCCCGCAGGCCAGCCCGCGCATCCTCTCGATTACTGGGCTTCCCCTGAGCTGGCACGGGTCAGCCCGCCCACGGCGCCCTCCCGTTTGCGGCAGCTGGCTGATGCCCAGGGCACCCTGGCTGCGGCATGGGGCAGCGCCATCGGATCCGGGCCCCTCCTGCTCCTGACCGGAGGATTCGTCTCGGCCATGTCCGGCAACCCCGCCTGGGTGTTGATCCTCGGCGTGCCGGGCGTTGCTTTGACGGTGCTGGGCCTGGTCTCCTGGCAGCGGGTACGTGGCACACTGCCGAACACCAACAGGCTCCTCATCGTCCGTGGCCCGGGGTCGGCGCGCGGCGGCGCCATGATGGTGGCCGTGCTGGCCATCATTCCCGGCAGTCTTCTGGCCACCGCTTTCCCCGGGATCGCTTCGCGGGGAGCTGCGACGCTGGTTGCGGTGAGCGGCGCATATGTACTCTTTGTGGCTCTCCTGGCAGCCTTTATCCTCATCCCGTCGGTGGTCCTGGGACGGGCCCGGCGGTCCTTCCGGCGAAGGATCCAGACGGACCCCGGGCTCCGCACAGCGGTGGAAGGCGATCTGGCCATTTGGCGCGACCCGTACGGCAATGCGGGTTACGGCCCCCTGTAGAGGGCCGCAGGCAGGAGTCCTCCGGGGTGACGGACATCCACCGGATCCTGCTCGCCCCGACCGCCGAGACCGGGGAATTCATCGCGGCGGTCTACAACTTTGACGAGACCCGGGTGCTGGACGTCGCGGCGTCGTGCGGTGCCCGCGGGCGCGCCGGTGGGAAGCAGTCCCCATCGCAGGGCTGACGGGGATGAACTAGTTTTGGGGTTGGAGTCCGGCGGAATAGTGCCCGGAGAATCTATTGGGGGGAATCAATGGCGCCAGGCTTTTACGGGGCGGACGTAGCGCAGCTCCGCGCACTGTCGAAATCGCTGGGGCAATCCGAAAATCGGCTCAAAACCGTTGAATCGAGCGTTAATTCCCTGGTGCAGTCCGCCGTGTGGAAGGGAACGGACGCTGATAAGTTCCGCGCCGAATGGACCAGTTCGCTGCGGCCGATGCTCAACAATGCCTCTGCCACCCTGCGACACTCGTCGCAGCTCCTGCTGGGCCAGGCCAGCGAGCAGGACCAGGCCAGCGGCTCGGGCAGCGCCGTACCGGCCTCCAGCGGAGCCGGGCAAGCGCCGGCCACGGAAGCCGCGGTCCGGAGCTGGGGGGACGCGTTCACCGACCCCAACTACACACACGCGCCGTCCGGAATTGAATGGCTGCTGGAACTGGGCGGCGGGGATGGCAGCGGATCCTCAACGCTCGCAAATGGCCTGAAGTTCGTGGCGGATAAGTTCAACTGGAACATTGACCTTGCGCAGGTAGAGGCCGGCACCAGCAAGTTCTTTGACTTCATGAAGGGCGCCAACCGGCTGCTTGGAGTGCTGGGCGGTGCAATAGGTGCCTTTGACGTCGCATCCGGCATCGCCGGCAAGGACCCATTCCGGATCGCCGACGGCGTCATCGGCGGCGGACTTTCCATCGCCGCAGTTCTCGCCACCGGCACCATAGTCGGAGCACCCGCAGGCGTTGTTCTTGGTGCTGCGGCCCTGGGCTGGGGTGTTCTGGGAATGATGTCCGGGAACGCGCCTGTCACCAAAAGGATCTGGGACTTTGGCGCCGGCGTCGTCGGCGGCGTGAAGGATCTCGCGAGTGGCGCGAAAGACGCCCTCGGGTGGGCCGGCGGTAAGCTCGGTTTCGGCTAGCGCCGGCCACCACCACGATGCCAGCCACCGACTATCCTGAGGAACTGATGCCCGATTCCATGACGCCGGCCGCGCCGGGCCTGCCCGAGGCCGCCTACCGGGTCACGAGCCACGAACTACTCGCCCTGCTGTCTTTCGACCGCAGCGCCGGAACGGCGCTGACCCGGCGCGTCCTTGGGTTGGCGGACCTGCCCGAGGACCACGACCTCGTCCGCGCGGGCATTGGCACCTTGAACATACGGGACGCAGTGGAGATCCGCGGGGAGCAGGTAACCCTGCTGGCCCAGGCACAAGTGCTTGCCCGCATCCTCGCCACATCTTCGCAATGGTTCGACATCACAAGGATTGGCCCTGATTCAGTGTCGCCGTCCTATGTCGTCGACTCCCCCGTGGGCCGCGCTGCAATCCTGCTGCGCCCGCTCAGCGAGTACGTCTGCATCCCCTTGCGCGATGACGTTGACCTGTTCGACTTCGTCGAGTCCACCGTGGACGAGGCTGCG
It includes:
- a CDS encoding glycerol-3-phosphate dehydrogenase/oxidase, with protein sequence MNSYPGGSPRAGGALGPAEREASLAALRGTTGPGKELDILIVGGGIVGTGAALDAITRGLSVGIVEANDWAAGTSSRSSKLIHGGLRYLEMLDFALVKEALHERGLILSALAPHLARPVPFLYPLTKPFFERPYVGAGIALYDAMSISTGQRRGVPFHKHLSRRGTLRAAPSLKDDAFVGSIRYYDGQVDDAKYCANLVRTAAYYGAHAVNQMSVVDFLREGERVVGAKVVNHEDGSSFNIRAKQVINATGVWTDETQAMVTDRGQLKVRASKGIHLVVPRDRFQSTVGLILRTEKSVLFVIPWGRHWIIGTTDTDWHLDKAHPAASSKDIDYILEHVNKVLKRPLTREDVEGVYAGLRPLLAGENDSTAKLSREHVVAHPVPGLVVVAGGKWTTYRVMAKDAVDEATRSMDERVPPSCTESIPLLGASGFKAAWNKRNRMAEETGVHVARVEHLLNRYGSMAPEVLALITENPELGEPLPGADDYLAAEAVYAATHEGARHVQDVLTRRTRISIEAWDRGVSAAPVVAKLMGEVLGWSDAQREGEIKHYLARVDAERLSQEQPDDESADAARLGVEDIVPLR
- a CDS encoding GuaB3 family IMP dehydrogenase-related protein — its product is MTYEIEIGRGKRGRRAYSLDDIAIVPNRRTRDPKDVSVAWQIDAYKFDMPVIAAPMDSAMSPETVITLGRLGGLGVLDLEGLWTRYEDPQSVLDQIGALQDETNSPAVTRRMQELYQAPIQPELITTRLAEIRAAGVTVAGSLTPQRTQEHYKTVVAAGVDIFVIRGTTVSAEHVSKDHEPLNLKQFIYELDVPVIVGGAAGYTPALHLMRTGAAGVLVGFGGGATSTTRRALGIHSPMASAISDVAAARRDYMDESGGRYVHVIADGGMGSSGDIVKAIAMGADAVMLGSALARAEEAPGKGWHWGQEAHHLELPRGDRVNVGTVGSLEEVLFGPGHHTNGTSNLIGALRRSMATTGYSDLKEFQRVDVVVSPYSGN